From one Tepidimicrobium xylanilyticum genomic stretch:
- the lpdA gene encoding dihydrolipoyl dehydrogenase, translated as MKYDVIIIGGGPGGYVAAIKAAQLGGKVAVVEKDKLGGVCLNWGCIPTKTLLKTAKLYRDMLRGKEFGIVGIDDSKVKVDWNLLLKRKDRVVDRLVKGIYTLFKRNKIDLYEGVGTVLDKNRVEVNGEVITGKNLIIATGAKENFPEIEGLKEALESGRVINSKGALQLREIPKELVIIGGGVIAVEFATLFNTLGSNVTLIQRSKRILSSVEEEMALTLQKQLIKEGINIVTDTKLKSITENGILIDHKREEKLFKGDKYLISLGLKPQLKGIEGLNLELDSKGFIKTNKRLETSVKGVYAIGDLNGKFALAHVASAEGIVAAENIMGIDSIMNYNIVPTGIYTFPELASVGLTEEEARKKGHDITVSKFPLAANGKALAEGEATGFVKIISDNEYGEVIGVHIMASNATDMISEAIVAMQLESTVYDIAKAIHPHPTLSEAVMEAAFGSIDRPIHM; from the coding sequence ATGAAATACGATGTGATAATAATAGGGGGAGGCCCTGGAGGCTATGTGGCTGCCATAAAGGCAGCCCAGCTAGGGGGTAAGGTTGCAGTAGTAGAAAAGGATAAGTTAGGGGGGGTATGCCTTAATTGGGGCTGTATTCCCACCAAAACCCTTTTAAAAACTGCTAAGCTATATAGGGATATGCTAAGGGGCAAGGAGTTTGGAATAGTTGGGATCGATGATTCAAAGGTTAAAGTAGATTGGAACCTGCTATTAAAGCGAAAAGATAGAGTTGTAGACAGATTAGTAAAGGGGATATACACACTATTTAAGAGGAATAAGATAGACCTATATGAAGGAGTAGGAACGGTTCTAGATAAGAATAGGGTTGAAGTTAATGGAGAGGTTATTACAGGGAAAAATCTAATAATAGCTACAGGAGCAAAAGAAAACTTCCCTGAAATTGAGGGGTTAAAGGAAGCTTTAGAATCTGGAAGGGTTATAAATAGCAAAGGAGCCTTACAGTTGAGGGAAATTCCTAAGGAGTTAGTTATAATTGGCGGTGGTGTAATTGCCGTTGAGTTTGCAACTCTTTTTAACACCTTGGGTTCCAACGTAACATTAATCCAGAGGTCTAAGCGAATACTATCAAGCGTAGAAGAGGAGATGGCTTTAACTCTTCAAAAACAATTAATTAAAGAAGGAATAAATATTGTAACCGATACTAAACTGAAGTCCATTACTGAAAATGGTATCTTAATTGACCATAAAAGGGAAGAAAAGCTATTTAAAGGGGATAAATACCTTATATCCCTTGGGCTTAAACCCCAGCTAAAGGGAATAGAAGGTTTAAATCTTGAATTGGACTCTAAAGGTTTTATTAAAACCAATAAAAGGTTAGAAACCAGCGTAAAGGGAGTATATGCTATTGGGGACTTAAATGGGAAATTTGCTTTAGCCCATGTGGCCTCGGCTGAGGGGATTGTAGCAGCGGAAAATATAATGGGAATAGATAGCATCATGAACTATAATATAGTTCCCACCGGCATTTATACCTTCCCTGAACTGGCATCCGTTGGGCTAACAGAAGAAGAGGCTAGAAAAAAGGGTCACGATATTACAGTAAGTAAGTTCCCGCTGGCTGCCAATGGTAAGGCCTTAGCGGAAGGAGAAGCTACAGGTTTTGTAAAAATCATATCCGATAATGAATACGGGGAAGTTATAGGAGTTCACATTATGGCTAGTAACGCCACAGATATGATTTCAGAGGCCATAGTTGCTATGCAATTGGAGTCAACGGTTTATGATATTGCCAAAGCCATCCACCCCCATCCTACCCTATCGGAAGCAGTTATGGAAGCGGCCTTTGGTTCCATAGATAGGCCTATACACATGTGA
- a CDS encoding dihydrolipoamide acetyltransferase family protein, translating to MKFEFRFPDIGEGIAEGTLMKWLVKEGEEVEEGQSLAEVETDKVTTEIPSPKTGRVLELKAEEGDVINVGDVFITIDTSGEGEADEVVKGELDEKEELVEEETAGVVGEVIASSEEIPPSTEGQVVPTQEKPKKSKVLATPVARKLAKDLGVDITKIKGTGPNGRVMKEDIYRTKEEMTKEVEKPKLPEVVEPTISGEEERIERIPLTRIRKTIAEQMKASRFTIPHTTAMDEIDITKLYEFRKKYKEKLKEEGIHLTFLPFIVKAVIAVLKQLPEFNSSLDEEREELMLKHYYHIGIATDTDRGLMVPVLRDADKKSIIEIAKEIEDLSSRAKENKIELHELRGSTFSITNYGSIGGHFGIPIINYPESAILGVGRIVKKPIVKDDEIVIARVLPLSLSYDHRIIDGASGARFLNMLAELLEDPEVLLLKS from the coding sequence ATGAAATTTGAATTTAGGTTTCCAGATATAGGTGAAGGAATTGCTGAAGGAACCCTTATGAAATGGCTGGTTAAGGAAGGGGAAGAAGTTGAAGAAGGCCAATCCCTGGCTGAAGTAGAAACCGATAAGGTTACTACAGAAATACCTTCTCCAAAAACGGGAAGGGTATTAGAGTTAAAAGCAGAAGAAGGAGATGTAATTAACGTAGGGGATGTGTTTATTACCATAGATACTTCAGGTGAAGGAGAAGCCGATGAAGTGGTTAAGGGTGAATTGGATGAAAAGGAAGAGCTAGTAGAAGAGGAAACTGCTGGAGTAGTAGGAGAGGTAATAGCATCTTCTGAGGAAATTCCTCCAAGCACAGAAGGGCAAGTTGTTCCTACCCAAGAAAAGCCTAAGAAGTCAAAGGTATTAGCCACTCCCGTTGCAAGGAAACTTGCTAAGGATTTAGGAGTCGATATTACCAAGATAAAGGGTACAGGGCCTAATGGCAGGGTAATGAAGGAAGACATCTATAGGACCAAGGAGGAAATGACCAAGGAAGTAGAAAAACCAAAATTGCCTGAAGTAGTAGAGCCAACAATATCAGGAGAGGAAGAAAGAATAGAAAGGATTCCACTAACAAGAATTAGAAAGACCATAGCAGAACAGATGAAGGCATCCAGATTTACAATCCCTCATACTACTGCCATGGATGAAATAGATATAACTAAATTATATGAATTTAGGAAGAAATATAAGGAAAAGCTAAAGGAAGAAGGCATCCATCTAACCTTCCTACCCTTTATCGTTAAGGCAGTAATTGCAGTATTAAAACAGTTACCAGAGTTTAACTCTTCCTTAGATGAGGAAAGGGAAGAGCTGATGCTTAAGCATTACTACCATATAGGAATTGCTACCGATACCGATAGGGGCTTGATGGTGCCAGTATTAAGGGATGCTGACAAGAAGAGCATAATTGAAATAGCTAAGGAAATAGAGGATTTAAGCAGCAGGGCTAAAGAAAATAAAATAGAACTCCATGAACTAAGGGGCAGCACCTTTAGCATAACCAATTATGGCTCCATTGGTGGGCACTTTGGAATTCCAATCATCAATTACCCCGAGTCGGCCATTTTAGGCGTAGGCAGAATCGTTAAAAAGCCGATTGTAAAGGACGATGAAATAGTAATTGCCAGGGTATTACCTTTATCCTTATCATATGACCATAGAATAATTGATGGAGCTAGCGGAGCAAGGTTCTTAAATATGTTAGCAGAACTACTAGAGGATCCAGAAGTGCTCCTATTAAAATCATAG
- a CDS encoding alpha-ketoacid dehydrogenase subunit beta — translation MANKLNIVEAVNQALMNEMEKDETVVVYGEDVGVEGGVFRATVNLQKKFGKHRVFDTPLAESAIVGTGVGMAINGLKPVVELQFMGFSYPAFNQIISHVARMRNRSRGRYNLPMVIRAPYGGGIRALEHHSESTEALYAHIPGLKVVIPSTPYDTKGLLIAAIRDPDPVIFLEPKRIYRAFRQEVPEEAYELPIGKARIVEEGEDVTVITWGAMVRDVQKASEMVKEKGIYPEIIDLRTISPMDRETFVESVKKTGRAVIVHEAPKTLGVGAEIVSVINEKAFLYLEAPPTRVTGFDTTFPLPRGEMHYIPSPERIAKTIEEVVKF, via the coding sequence ATGGCTAATAAGTTAAATATAGTAGAAGCTGTAAACCAAGCCCTAATGAATGAGATGGAAAAGGATGAAACTGTAGTAGTTTATGGTGAAGACGTAGGAGTTGAAGGAGGAGTTTTTAGGGCTACCGTTAATCTCCAGAAAAAATTTGGAAAGCATAGAGTATTCGACACCCCCCTTGCAGAATCTGCCATTGTAGGAACAGGTGTAGGAATGGCTATAAATGGCTTGAAGCCAGTAGTAGAGCTGCAGTTTATGGGATTTTCCTATCCTGCCTTTAACCAGATAATATCCCATGTGGCCAGGATGAGAAATAGAAGCCGAGGCCGTTATAATCTACCAATGGTCATTAGAGCACCCTATGGAGGAGGAATAAGGGCCTTAGAACACCACTCTGAAAGTACGGAAGCACTATATGCACACATTCCAGGCCTGAAGGTGGTAATACCTTCTACCCCATATGATACAAAAGGCCTTCTTATAGCGGCCATTAGGGATCCAGACCCAGTAATATTCTTGGAGCCAAAGAGAATCTACAGGGCTTTTAGACAGGAGGTTCCAGAGGAAGCCTATGAACTACCCATTGGAAAGGCTAGGATTGTAGAAGAAGGGGAAGATGTTACCGTCATAACCTGGGGTGCCATGGTAAGGGATGTACAAAAAGCTAGTGAAATGGTGAAAGAAAAGGGGATCTATCCTGAAATAATAGATTTACGCACCATTTCTCCTATGGATAGAGAAACCTTCGTTGAATCCGTCAAGAAGACTGGCAGAGCTGTAATTGTCCATGAAGCACCTAAGACTTTAGGAGTAGGAGCAGAAATAGTATCAGTTATTAACGAAAAGGCCTTCTTGTATTTGGAAGCTCCACCTACAAGAGTAACTGGTTTCGACACCACTTTCCCCTTGCCAAGAGGAGAGATGCACTATATCCCATCTCCAGAGAGAATAGCAAAGACTATAGAAGAAGTAGTTAAGTTTTAG
- the pdhA gene encoding pyruvate dehydrogenase (acetyl-transferring) E1 component subunit alpha codes for MRFEIYDPTEIKHYRVLDPNGEVVTEEDIPPFSDEELLYLYKTMLFSRIMDERTLSYQRQGRMLTYAPNIGQEAAQVGSAYAMEDNDWFVPSFRELGGWLVKGVPLKNIYLYWYGNEWGSHIPEGIKALPVSVPIASQLQHAAGIGMANNIKGEKDVVVAYVGDGGTSQGDFHEALNFAAVFKAPVVFVVQNNQYAISVPRKEQTASKTIAQKAIAYGMPGILVDGNDIFAVYNASKEAVDRARRGEGPTLIEAYTYRLGAHTTSDDPTKYRENEEVEKWKPKDPILRFKKYLQKKGILTEEWEEKTKKELDDQVVSTFEEIENKSDTLIEDIFKYHYETMPPHLEEQLEEYKSFLEGGK; via the coding sequence ATGCGTTTTGAAATTTATGATCCAACAGAAATAAAACACTATAGGGTTTTAGACCCCAATGGTGAAGTAGTAACAGAAGAAGATATTCCTCCATTTTCAGATGAGGAGTTGCTATATCTATATAAAACCATGTTGTTTTCAAGAATCATGGATGAAAGAACCCTATCCTATCAGAGACAAGGAAGAATGCTAACCTATGCACCAAATATAGGCCAAGAAGCTGCCCAAGTAGGAAGTGCCTATGCTATGGAGGATAACGATTGGTTCGTACCATCCTTTAGGGAACTAGGTGGATGGCTTGTCAAAGGAGTTCCTCTAAAGAATATCTATCTATATTGGTATGGAAACGAATGGGGCAGCCACATCCCAGAAGGTATTAAGGCACTACCCGTCTCAGTTCCCATCGCTTCCCAATTGCAACATGCTGCAGGCATTGGTATGGCCAATAATATAAAGGGTGAAAAGGATGTAGTGGTAGCCTATGTAGGAGATGGAGGAACATCTCAGGGAGATTTCCACGAAGCCTTAAACTTTGCAGCCGTATTTAAAGCTCCAGTAGTATTTGTGGTTCAAAACAACCAATATGCTATTTCCGTTCCAAGAAAGGAACAAACTGCAAGTAAAACCATTGCCCAAAAAGCCATTGCCTATGGTATGCCTGGCATATTAGTAGATGGAAACGATATATTTGCCGTCTACAATGCAAGCAAGGAAGCAGTAGATAGAGCTAGAAGGGGAGAAGGTCCAACTTTAATCGAAGCTTATACCTATCGATTAGGGGCACACACCACTTCTGACGATCCAACTAAGTATAGGGAAAATGAAGAAGTAGAAAAGTGGAAGCCAAAGGACCCAATCCTAAGATTTAAAAAATATTTACAAAAGAAGGGAATACTAACTGAGGAATGGGAGGAAAAGACCAAGAAGGAATTAGATGACCAGGTAGTATCCACCTTTGAAGAAATTGAAAATAAATCGGATACCCTAATTGAAGATATATTCAAATACCATTATGAAACCATGCCTCCACATTTAGAAGAGCAACTTGAGGAATATAAATCTTTTTTAGAAGGAGGTAAATAA